The following coding sequences are from one Bacillaceae bacterium S4-13-56 window:
- a CDS encoding phosphocarrier protein HPr: MVEQTLKITSPDGVHARPATILVQKAGQFEAESNLEYNGKKVNLKSIMGVMALGIASGAEIKITSEGPDEQEALDAIISAAKEQNLGE, translated from the coding sequence ATGGTAGAACAAACACTTAAGATTACGTCCCCTGACGGAGTGCATGCGCGCCCGGCAACAATTCTTGTCCAAAAGGCAGGCCAATTCGAGGCGGAATCCAACCTTGAATACAACGGAAAAAAAGTAAACCTTAAATCGATTATGGGAGTCATGGCCCTAGGGATTGCTTCTGGTGCAGAAATAAAAATAACATCAGAAGGACCAGATGAACAGGAAGCTCTTGATGCAATAATCTCAGCTGCAAAGGAGCAGAACTTAGGGGAGTGA
- a CDS encoding transglutaminaseTgpA domain-containing protein: protein MMRQSGDGQQQYLINAAVFFGGFLLFWEWLRPLEQVTDTEDATIFILYAAFCFVLSFLQLPWYVSSPLKLLGMAYLIDGLFLEQAFLSKEWFLAVYADLVVNFEFIVAREWWEMTPFFRSLLFFILLWLMSYLLYYWLVIAKKTLFFIVITIIYITILDTFTVYEGMTAIIRTFAVSFVMLGLTSFTKEMANEKIPVRGGKRTTSWVVPLLVVVIASSLLGYLGPKFEPQWPDPVPFMESAAEGIGNGSGPGIRKVGYGENDSRLGGSFVQDDSPVFQVAANERYYWRVESKDFYTGKGWERTIERDTQFHGNGELSLDFHSPTVLSEESSFAVVGFNGETRLPVLVYPYGISAVDAVGEAEYRVEPESGRIETIIEGNRGSLETYQLAFNEPSFSINKLEEDNGTISSENVAPYLQLPEGLPQRVKDLAAEITEPHEKKYEKVKAVERYFSSTGFEYDTTGIPVPSEDEDYVDQFLFESQVGYCDNFSTSMIVLLRSIDIPARWVKGFTGGDLLNEKIERNGEELNVYQVTNSNAHSWVEVWFEGVGWVPFEPTKGFINRAEFYQEVDPNETPENEGTEEPEIDPNLNDPSLNPRNRLEDSLSEDEASGGGANGKSFSWLSWILGILVVAGLVFGLYKSRFNWLSRWYLFRYMKKSDNESYQKAYHFLIKVLAHRGLRRKEGQTLREFAKEIDRDFQTQHMSRLTYQYEKILYRPQKEEGQWDQEKEIWADLLKRSLS from the coding sequence ATGATGCGGCAGTCAGGAGATGGGCAGCAACAGTATTTAATCAATGCTGCCGTATTTTTTGGTGGGTTCCTTCTTTTTTGGGAATGGTTACGCCCGCTTGAACAAGTAACAGATACAGAAGATGCTACCATATTTATACTTTATGCTGCCTTTTGTTTTGTGCTTTCCTTTTTGCAGCTACCATGGTATGTCTCTTCTCCATTAAAGCTGTTAGGAATGGCTTATTTGATTGATGGTCTGTTCTTGGAACAAGCCTTTCTAAGTAAGGAATGGTTCCTAGCGGTTTATGCAGATCTAGTGGTAAATTTTGAATTTATTGTTGCTAGAGAATGGTGGGAAATGACCCCGTTCTTTAGAAGTTTACTATTTTTTATTTTGCTCTGGCTCATGAGTTATCTCTTATATTATTGGTTAGTCATCGCGAAGAAAACGCTGTTTTTTATCGTTATTACCATAATCTATATTACTATTCTTGATACTTTTACAGTGTATGAGGGGATGACTGCCATCATCAGGACCTTTGCTGTTTCCTTTGTTATGCTAGGACTTACTAGTTTTACAAAGGAGATGGCTAATGAAAAAATTCCGGTCCGAGGAGGAAAACGCACCACTTCTTGGGTGGTTCCCTTACTAGTTGTTGTAATAGCATCAAGCTTACTTGGATATTTAGGGCCTAAATTTGAACCGCAATGGCCGGACCCTGTACCGTTTATGGAAAGTGCAGCAGAAGGAATTGGGAATGGATCTGGACCAGGAATTCGTAAGGTGGGTTATGGAGAAAATGATTCGCGATTAGGGGGTTCTTTTGTTCAGGATGACTCTCCAGTTTTTCAGGTAGCCGCTAATGAGCGTTATTATTGGCGTGTAGAATCTAAGGATTTTTATACCGGAAAAGGATGGGAGAGAACGATTGAAAGAGACACTCAATTCCATGGGAATGGGGAACTCTCACTCGACTTCCATTCGCCAACCGTTTTATCTGAGGAATCATCGTTTGCGGTCGTTGGGTTTAATGGAGAAACAAGGCTTCCGGTACTGGTTTATCCTTATGGCATAAGCGCTGTTGACGCAGTCGGAGAAGCAGAATATAGAGTAGAGCCTGAAAGTGGCAGAATTGAAACGATCATAGAAGGGAACCGAGGATCTCTAGAAACTTATCAATTAGCTTTTAACGAACCTTCCTTTTCAATCAATAAATTAGAGGAAGATAATGGTACTATATCGTCAGAAAATGTAGCTCCTTATCTCCAGTTGCCAGAGGGTCTTCCCCAGAGAGTAAAAGACTTAGCTGCAGAAATTACGGAACCACATGAAAAGAAATATGAAAAAGTGAAAGCAGTAGAACGATATTTTAGTAGTACGGGTTTTGAGTACGATACAACAGGAATTCCTGTTCCTAGCGAAGACGAAGACTATGTAGATCAATTTTTGTTTGAATCACAAGTTGGATATTGTGATAACTTTTCCACCTCGATGATTGTGCTGCTTCGTTCTATCGATATCCCTGCTCGGTGGGTTAAAGGATTCACAGGTGGTGATCTTTTAAACGAAAAAATTGAAAGAAATGGTGAAGAGTTAAATGTTTACCAAGTGACTAATTCCAATGCCCACTCTTGGGTAGAGGTGTGGTTTGAAGGGGTAGGTTGGGTTCCTTTTGAACCTACGAAAGGATTTATTAATCGTGCTGAATTCTATCAGGAAGTAGACCCTAATGAGACACCTGAGAATGAAGGAACAGAAGAACCAGAAATCGATCCAAATTTAAATGATCCTTCTTTAAATCCGCGTAATCGTTTGGAAGATTCACTCTCTGAAGATGAAGCTAGTGGTGGAGGAGCAAACGGTAAATCTTTTTCATGGCTGTCTTGGATTCTAGGAATTCTCGTTGTTGCTGGACTTGTATTTGGATTATATAAATCTAGATTCAACTGGCTAAGTAGATGGTATCTCTTCAGGTACATGAAAAAATCAGATAATGAAAGCTATCAAAAAGCCTATCATTTTCTAATTAAAGTGTTGGCTCATCGAGGGCTAAGAAGAAAAGAAGGTCAGACTCTTCGAGAGTTTGCGAAGGAGATTGATCGTGATTTTCAAACTCAACATATGAGTCGTCTCACCTACCAGTATGAAAAGATTTTATATCGTCCTCAAAAAGAGGAAGGTCAATGGGATCAAGAGAAAGAAATATGGGCTGATCTTTTAAAAAGAAGTCTATCTTGA
- a CDS encoding DUF58 domain-containing protein, with protein MRHIFLLIRKTVFLLLLVGILFSYAMFQGGFVSWFLFYSVTPLVLYVLILLFYPFSKWKVERSISNHILRSGDALIAEVKLTRKIPFPLFYCVVEEMLPKSLEKKNLGIEMYKYMGQPKAVYEPRSIKRVLFPGFKRSFSFRYGIEGLPRGEHHLQAIRVKMGDIFGFVKKEHYFEVYDAILVYPKFRKLSMNEKAHSFEEGVAPSYNINLKDTTVVSGVREYAPGDRVSWIDWKTTARKNSVMTKEFEKQKSFDMLYILDATSHSANDEIVFEGAVELSASLLDALRKQTSELAFMTIGKQRTYFPIQRDVSKQDKINQHLAKLTPSGNVPFGQAIIDAQRSLPSGLITLLATSNLSRETKETIGKLRFKSSKIVLFYIQAKDRISEEQHQLLAELRSSGVIVNLMTEDKFLKQTFEVST; from the coding sequence ATGAGACATATCTTTCTACTCATTCGAAAGACTGTTTTTCTACTATTGCTAGTAGGAATACTTTTTTCCTACGCCATGTTTCAGGGAGGATTTGTCAGCTGGTTTTTGTTTTATAGTGTGACCCCTCTCGTTCTTTATGTCCTTATTCTCCTCTTTTATCCATTTTCAAAATGGAAGGTTGAACGCAGTATATCGAATCACATATTAAGATCCGGTGACGCGTTAATTGCTGAAGTCAAGCTAACTAGGAAAATACCTTTTCCTTTGTTTTATTGCGTGGTTGAGGAAATGCTTCCTAAAAGCCTAGAAAAGAAAAACTTAGGCATTGAAATGTACAAGTACATGGGACAACCGAAAGCTGTTTATGAGCCACGTTCTATTAAACGCGTTCTTTTTCCTGGGTTCAAACGATCCTTCAGTTTTCGCTATGGTATCGAAGGGTTACCTAGAGGCGAGCACCATTTACAAGCTATACGAGTCAAAATGGGAGACATCTTTGGCTTTGTAAAAAAGGAACACTATTTTGAGGTGTATGATGCAATTCTCGTTTATCCGAAATTTAGAAAACTATCGATGAATGAAAAAGCTCATAGTTTTGAAGAAGGGGTAGCTCCTTCTTACAATATCAATTTAAAAGATACAACCGTTGTTTCAGGTGTCCGTGAATATGCACCGGGTGACCGAGTTTCTTGGATTGATTGGAAGACAACTGCTCGAAAAAATTCAGTCATGACCAAGGAGTTTGAAAAACAAAAGAGCTTCGATATGCTCTATATTTTGGATGCTACTAGTCATTCTGCTAATGACGAGATTGTTTTTGAAGGTGCTGTGGAATTGTCAGCTTCTCTTTTAGATGCTCTCCGTAAACAGACTTCGGAGCTTGCTTTTATGACTATAGGAAAGCAACGAACTTATTTTCCAATCCAAAGAGATGTTTCTAAACAGGACAAAATTAATCAACATTTAGCAAAACTGACCCCTAGTGGGAACGTTCCTTTTGGTCAGGCTATAATTGATGCCCAGCGTTCTTTACCGTCGGGTTTAATTACGTTGTTGGCAACTTCAAATCTCTCACGTGAAACCAAAGAAACCATTGGAAAATTACGTTTCAAGTCTAGTAAAATCGTGTTGTTTTATATTCAAGCAAAAGATCGAATTTCAGAAGAACAACATCAATTGTTGGCAGAACTTAGGTCATCGGGTGTGATTGTAAATCTCATGACTGAGGACAAGTTTTTAAAACAAACATTTGAGGTGAGTACATGA
- a CDS encoding HAD family hydrolase, with protein sequence MIKLFVTDLDGTLLGNNHYISNEDISAIQEIIDQGIQFGIATGRMDHEIQEILKRIARAGHRISQNGAYVYDLAHKKISERTFEAEISRTLLEAVNQDHVVVTVSTDRETHVLERNEMVDLIEKQLFHSIQVTPNMAELFGSNINPSKISVFGEKKDLPPMIQKINQTFDQQMDCYISYPTCFDIMPKNINKANAILPILQTNSIHPDELACIGDSHNDIEMLRLTKHSYAISTADPEVKQVANYVVDHVHEAIEDLRRKSLL encoded by the coding sequence ATGATCAAACTATTTGTTACTGATTTAGATGGCACTTTACTGGGCAACAACCATTATATATCAAATGAAGATATTTCTGCAATTCAAGAAATAATTGATCAAGGGATACAATTTGGAATTGCTACTGGTAGAATGGATCATGAAATCCAAGAAATCTTAAAACGAATAGCACGAGCAGGTCATCGAATTAGTCAAAACGGTGCTTATGTTTACGACCTTGCTCACAAAAAAATTTCTGAGCGAACATTCGAAGCAGAAATTTCACGCACCCTATTAGAAGCTGTAAATCAAGATCATGTCGTTGTTACCGTGTCCACAGATAGAGAGACCCACGTGTTAGAAAGAAATGAAATGGTGGACCTCATTGAAAAACAGCTATTCCATTCCATCCAAGTGACACCTAATATGGCAGAACTTTTTGGGAGTAATATCAATCCCTCTAAAATTTCAGTTTTTGGAGAAAAAAAAGATTTACCACCGATGATTCAGAAAATTAATCAAACGTTTGATCAACAAATGGATTGTTATATCTCATACCCTACTTGCTTTGATATTATGCCTAAAAATATTAACAAAGCCAATGCAATATTGCCGATTCTTCAAACAAACAGCATTCACCCTGATGAACTTGCTTGTATTGGGGATTCACATAATGATATAGAGATGCTTAGATTGACTAAGCACAGTTATGCTATTTCAACTGCAGATCCCGAGGTTAAGCAAGTAGCCAATTATGTTGTCGATCATGTTCATGAAGCTATTGAGGATTTAAGAAGGAAAAGTCTATTGTAG
- the purE gene encoding 5-(carboxyamino)imidazole ribonucleotide mutase: MGSISDWETMKEACYILDALEVPYQKDVVSAHRTPDKMFRYAEEARENGVKVIIAGAGGAAHLPGMIASKTTVPVIGVPIQSKALNGMDSLLSIVQMPAGIPVATVAIGKAGATNAGLLAAQMLATNNPSLIERLNNYRESLEKKVQEMSEELEKQ, translated from the coding sequence ATGGGTAGCATATCAGATTGGGAAACGATGAAAGAAGCTTGTTATATATTAGACGCTCTTGAAGTTCCATATCAAAAGGATGTTGTTTCTGCTCACCGGACACCTGACAAAATGTTTCGGTATGCAGAAGAGGCTCGGGAAAATGGAGTCAAGGTGATCATAGCTGGTGCGGGTGGTGCTGCTCATCTCCCAGGAATGATTGCATCAAAAACAACGGTTCCTGTCATCGGGGTGCCGATCCAGTCCAAAGCCTTAAACGGAATGGATTCGTTGTTATCTATTGTTCAAATGCCAGCAGGAATTCCCGTGGCAACCGTTGCAATAGGAAAAGCAGGTGCAACTAACGCAGGATTATTGGCAGCTCAGATGTTGGCAACTAATAATCCAAGCCTAATTGAACGTTTGAACAATTATCGTGAAAGCTTAGAAAAAAAGGTTCAGGAAATGAGTGAGGAACTTGAAAAACAATAA
- the guaA gene encoding glutamine-hydrolyzing GMP synthase: MLEENQEMILVLDFGGQYNQLITRRIRELGVYSELHSHKLTAEEIKRMNPKGIIFSGGPNSVYDPNSFSCDEDIFEIGIPVLGICYGMQLMTHHFGGAVERANQREYGKSTIQIQTESAIFADLPNEQTVWMSHSDKVIAPPEGFTVDATNPSCPVAAISDPNRRMYGVQFHPEVRHTEHGNEMLERFVYTVCQCEGNWNMENFIDLEVEKIRAEVGDQKVLCALSGGVDSSVVAALLHKAIGDQLTCIFVDHGLLRKNEADAVMDTFKGDFHMNVIKIDAKDRFLGKLEGVSDPEKKRKIIGNEFIYVFDDEASKLKDINYLAQGTLYTDIIESGTDTAQTIKSHHNVGGLPEDMQFKLIEPLNTLFKDEVRALGTELGVPDEIVWRQPFPGPGLAIRVLGEVTEEKLEIVRESDAILRDEISKAGLDRDIWQYFTVLPDIRSVGVMGDSRTYDHTVGIRAVTSIDGMTSDWARIPFDVLEKISTRIVNEVDHVNRIVYDITSKPPATIEWE; this comes from the coding sequence ATGTTGGAAGAAAACCAAGAAATGATCCTAGTACTAGATTTTGGTGGCCAATACAATCAATTAATTACACGCCGTATTCGTGAGCTTGGGGTATATAGTGAGCTACACTCCCATAAGTTGACGGCAGAAGAGATTAAGAGAATGAATCCTAAAGGGATCATTTTTTCTGGTGGCCCAAACAGTGTGTATGATCCAAATAGTTTCTCCTGTGATGAGGATATATTTGAGATTGGAATACCGGTTCTTGGGATTTGTTATGGAATGCAGCTCATGACTCACCATTTTGGTGGAGCAGTTGAACGTGCAAATCAGCGAGAATACGGAAAATCAACGATTCAAATCCAAACTGAATCTGCCATTTTTGCAGACCTTCCAAATGAACAAACCGTTTGGATGAGTCACAGCGATAAGGTTATTGCTCCACCAGAAGGCTTTACTGTGGATGCAACGAATCCATCTTGTCCTGTTGCCGCTATAAGTGACCCAAACCGCAGAATGTATGGGGTCCAATTCCATCCGGAGGTCCGTCATACCGAACATGGAAACGAGATGCTGGAGCGCTTTGTGTATACGGTTTGCCAATGTGAAGGAAATTGGAATATGGAAAATTTCATTGATCTCGAAGTGGAAAAAATCCGCGCTGAGGTTGGAGATCAAAAGGTATTGTGTGCACTTAGTGGTGGTGTTGATTCTTCTGTTGTTGCTGCGCTCCTTCACAAAGCTATCGGAGATCAATTGACCTGTATTTTTGTGGATCATGGATTGCTTCGAAAAAATGAAGCGGATGCTGTTATGGATACCTTTAAAGGGGACTTCCATATGAATGTAATTAAAATTGATGCCAAGGATCGTTTCTTAGGAAAATTAGAAGGGGTTTCTGACCCTGAGAAAAAACGGAAAATCATTGGTAACGAATTTATTTACGTATTTGATGATGAAGCATCAAAACTTAAAGATATTAACTATTTAGCTCAAGGAACTCTTTATACAGACATCATTGAAAGTGGAACAGATACCGCGCAAACGATTAAATCTCACCATAATGTTGGGGGACTTCCAGAAGACATGCAATTTAAGTTAATTGAACCTTTAAACACCTTGTTTAAAGACGAGGTACGTGCGCTTGGTACTGAACTTGGAGTGCCAGATGAAATTGTTTGGCGCCAGCCATTCCCAGGACCAGGGCTAGCGATACGAGTTCTTGGAGAAGTAACGGAAGAAAAACTAGAGATTGTAAGAGAGTCCGATGCGATTCTTCGCGATGAGATTAGTAAAGCAGGGTTAGATAGGGACATTTGGCAATACTTCACGGTACTTCCTGATATTCGAAGTGTTGGGGTAATGGGAGATTCTAGAACTTATGATCATACTGTGGGTATTCGTGCTGTCACATCCATTGATGGAATGACTTCTGATTGGGCACGTATTCCATTTGATGTTCTGGAAAAAATATCTACACGAATTGTGAATGAAGTCGATCACGTCAATCGAATTGTGTATGATATCACTAGTAAGCCGCCTGCAACTATTGAGTGGGAATAA
- a CDS encoding NCS2 family permease, protein MKQFFEFEKLGTNYRTEFVAGLTTFLSMAYILFVNPATLAMLDIETLPEGMTRMDPNAIFGATAIAAAVGSLVMGLIAKYPIALAPGMGLNAFFAYSVVLGMGIPWETALAGVLASGLIFVVLTLTGIRETIINAIPSNLKYAVGAGIGLFIAFIGLKNAGIITANPATLVSLGDLTQGTTLLAIFGIVITVVLMTLGIKGGIFYGLLLTSIAGMVVGLIHPPTGINDVVGAVPDISPTFGQAILHFGDIFTLEMLVVILTFLFVDFFDTAGTLVAVASQAGFMKDNKLPRAGKALFADSAATVVGAIVGTSTTTSYIESSAGVAAGGRSGFSSVVTAGFFLLALFFSPLLGVVTSEVTAPALVIVGVLMVSSLKNIEWDQFEVAVPAFLTVIAMPLTYSIATGIAIGFIFYPITMILKGRSKEIHPIMYGLFVIFVLYFIFLS, encoded by the coding sequence ATGAAGCAATTTTTTGAGTTTGAAAAGCTAGGAACGAACTATCGCACGGAATTTGTAGCCGGTCTTACTACTTTCTTATCTATGGCTTACATTCTTTTTGTTAACCCAGCTACACTAGCAATGCTCGATATCGAAACTTTACCTGAAGGCATGACTCGAATGGATCCAAATGCTATCTTTGGTGCAACGGCAATTGCGGCTGCTGTTGGTTCCTTAGTTATGGGATTAATTGCGAAATATCCTATCGCGTTAGCTCCTGGTATGGGATTGAATGCTTTCTTCGCTTATTCCGTTGTTCTTGGAATGGGTATTCCTTGGGAAACGGCTTTAGCTGGTGTGCTTGCTTCCGGACTTATTTTTGTGGTTTTAACTTTAACTGGAATTCGCGAAACGATAATTAATGCGATTCCTTCCAACCTAAAATATGCCGTTGGTGCAGGTATTGGTTTGTTTATTGCTTTTATCGGTTTGAAGAACGCTGGAATTATTACTGCTAATCCCGCTACCTTAGTATCGCTTGGTGATTTGACTCAAGGAACTACTTTGCTTGCTATTTTCGGAATTGTAATTACAGTTGTTCTAATGACTTTAGGGATTAAAGGTGGAATTTTTTACGGATTACTTTTAACATCTATTGCAGGAATGGTTGTCGGTTTGATCCATCCTCCAACAGGAATCAATGATGTGGTAGGAGCTGTTCCAGATATTTCTCCAACCTTTGGTCAAGCGATTCTGCACTTTGGTGATATTTTTACTTTAGAAATGCTAGTTGTTATTTTAACTTTCTTGTTCGTTGATTTTTTTGATACTGCTGGAACACTTGTAGCAGTTGCTTCTCAAGCTGGATTTATGAAGGATAACAAACTTCCTCGCGCTGGAAAAGCACTTTTTGCTGACTCAGCTGCAACTGTAGTGGGTGCCATTGTTGGTACTTCTACAACTACTTCTTACATTGAATCTTCAGCAGGGGTTGCTGCGGGAGGACGCTCAGGATTTTCATCTGTAGTTACAGCAGGATTTTTCTTGCTAGCATTGTTCTTCTCCCCGCTTTTGGGCGTCGTTACGTCAGAAGTAACTGCACCAGCTCTTGTCATTGTTGGAGTTCTCATGGTGTCCTCTTTGAAGAATATTGAGTGGGATCAATTTGAAGTGGCAGTCCCTGCTTTCTTGACTGTTATTGCAATGCCACTTACTTATAGTATTGCAACAGGAATTGCAATTGGTTTTATTTTCTACCCAATTACGATGATTCTAAAAGGACGTTCGAAAGAAATTCATCCAATCATGTACGGACTATTTGTAATCTTTGTCTTATACTTTATTTTCTTATCCTAG
- a CDS encoding DUF2179 domain-containing protein — protein sequence MLENGIVMVLIILTINVVYVSFFTIRMILTMKGQRYLAAFLSMFEVVIYVVGLGLVLDNLDQIQNLIAYAVGYGLGVITGMKIEEKLALGYITVNVISTNPDLEFTRLLREKGYGVTSWMAYGMDGDRLNMQILTPRKSEIALYKAIKEIDPKAFIIAYEPKTIHGGFWVRNVRRGKSL from the coding sequence ATGCTTGAAAATGGCATCGTTATGGTGCTTATCATCTTAACGATCAATGTTGTTTACGTGTCATTTTTTACGATACGAATGATCTTAACAATGAAGGGTCAAAGATATCTTGCCGCCTTCTTGAGTATGTTTGAGGTAGTAATCTATGTTGTTGGGTTGGGACTTGTTCTCGACAACTTAGATCAAATTCAGAACCTAATAGCTTATGCAGTTGGATATGGACTTGGGGTTATAACTGGCATGAAGATCGAAGAAAAGTTAGCCCTAGGATATATAACGGTTAATGTAATTTCTACTAATCCGGATTTAGAGTTTACTCGCTTACTTCGAGAAAAAGGGTATGGGGTGACGAGTTGGATGGCTTATGGAATGGATGGAGACCGTCTAAATATGCAAATTCTTACTCCAAGAAAATCTGAAATAGCTCTTTATAAAGCAATTAAAGAAATTGATCCTAAAGCATTTATCATTGCTTACGAGCCAAAAACCATACATGGTGGTTTTTGGGTAAGAAATGTTCGGAGAGGGAAATCATTATGA
- a CDS encoding MoxR family ATPase, translated as MSQKIFYYHPKVQGLMKNINQVIIGKEDIATLSLVALLAKGHVLLEDVPGVGKTMLVRTLAKSLSCDFKRIQFTPDLLPSDVTGISIYNPQEAKFEFRPGPILGNIVLADEINRTSPKTQSSLLEGMEEGSVTVDGNTLPLSQPFFVMATQNPIEYEGTYPLPEAQLDRFLLKLNMGYPSPSEELEMLKRTSGEHPIHSIGPVMDKEELIQMQKAVLDVYIDTQLQRYIIDIVNRSREHRSIYLGVSPRGSIALMKAAKAFAFISDRDYVLPDDVKYLAPYVLSHRMILTSEAKFDGLTTESVIEEILESTSIPVHKEFNAR; from the coding sequence ATGTCACAGAAAATTTTTTACTATCATCCCAAGGTACAAGGCTTAATGAAAAATATAAATCAAGTAATTATCGGAAAAGAGGATATTGCAACACTTAGTTTAGTAGCGTTGCTAGCTAAGGGACATGTTTTGTTAGAGGATGTTCCTGGGGTCGGGAAGACCATGCTAGTTCGTACGCTTGCAAAATCACTAAGCTGTGATTTTAAACGAATTCAGTTTACACCGGACCTGCTTCCATCAGATGTTACGGGTATTTCAATATATAATCCTCAAGAAGCCAAGTTTGAGTTTCGTCCAGGCCCAATTTTAGGGAATATTGTGTTGGCAGATGAAATTAACCGAACTTCACCCAAAACTCAATCTTCCTTATTAGAAGGAATGGAAGAAGGAAGTGTAACAGTAGATGGGAACACGCTTCCGCTTTCTCAGCCTTTCTTTGTAATGGCTACTCAAAACCCGATTGAATATGAGGGGACGTATCCCTTGCCAGAAGCGCAACTCGATCGATTTTTACTAAAGTTGAATATGGGTTATCCGTCTCCGTCAGAAGAATTAGAAATGTTGAAAAGAACAAGTGGAGAGCACCCTATTCATAGCATTGGCCCTGTGATGGACAAGGAAGAACTCATCCAAATGCAAAAAGCTGTGTTAGATGTTTATATTGATACTCAGCTTCAGCGGTATATTATAGACATTGTCAACAGATCAAGGGAGCACCGTTCTATTTATCTTGGTGTGAGTCCTCGTGGTTCTATCGCGCTTATGAAAGCGGCAAAGGCATTTGCTTTCATATCTGACCGTGACTATGTCCTTCCGGATGATGTGAAATATTTGGCACCATATGTGTTATCTCATCGTATGATTTTAACTTCAGAAGCAAAATTTGATGGATTAACCACCGAAAGTGTAATCGAGGAGATTTTAGAAAGTACTTCCATTCCGGTTCATAAGGAATTCAATGCACGATGA
- a CDS encoding Hsp20/alpha crystallin family protein, translating into MFDPFKNMDDWQKNMDTIFGKRFWNQFEHFTNNTFPKINMYQTDQEILCMVYIPGVRKVEDINVYADETTLELEGSIRLQTSHHKAVLEEIPQGDFHRKVDLPFPVRSDRMEATYENGLLVIQLYRLHSKDRKKKRVEVKYLDEE; encoded by the coding sequence ATGTTTGACCCTTTTAAAAATATGGATGATTGGCAAAAGAATATGGATACCATCTTCGGAAAAAGATTTTGGAATCAATTTGAACATTTTACCAATAACACATTCCCTAAAATAAATATGTATCAAACCGATCAGGAAATACTTTGCATGGTTTATATTCCTGGAGTTAGAAAAGTGGAAGATATTAATGTGTACGCTGACGAAACAACTCTAGAATTAGAGGGATCCATTCGCTTACAAACCTCTCATCATAAAGCAGTTCTAGAGGAAATTCCTCAAGGAGACTTTCACCGAAAAGTTGATCTTCCATTCCCAGTACGCAGCGACCGAATGGAGGCTACTTATGAAAATGGTTTATTGGTTATTCAATTGTATCGCCTTCATTCCAAGGACAGAAAGAAAAAGCGTGTAGAGGTGAAATATTTAGATGAGGAGTAA
- a CDS encoding NETI motif-containing protein: MSKKKKFEVQESETIEDCLDRMKREGYFPVKRLEKPVFEEVMKNGKKEVIPQGRIIIFEGEQVNSEQ, from the coding sequence ATGAGCAAGAAAAAGAAATTTGAAGTGCAGGAAAGTGAGACCATTGAGGACTGCCTTGATCGGATGAAGAGGGAAGGGTATTTTCCGGTCAAAAGATTAGAAAAACCAGTCTTTGAAGAAGTCATGAAAAACGGCAAGAAAGAGGTTATCCCTCAAGGAAGAATCATTATATTTGAGGGGGAACAGGTGAATAGCGAACAATAA